One Nocardia sp. BMG111209 DNA segment encodes these proteins:
- a CDS encoding thiolase family protein produces MPEAVIVSALRAPIGTARKGTLRDTNAFDLSHHVVSAVAEQLDGAHVDDVILGEGRYGGGVLARHAAITAGLTGSSGLANNRHCAAGMAAVQSAAGSIRAGMDELIIAGGVNSESTSPRSRFRIGRDEEGNEQWQDPWTSPSHPERADAPTMDMSITVGWNTAVKSGISREELDAWALRSHRNAIAAIDEGRFKEEIVPIETPHGLFAVDEHPRRDTSLERLAGLKVLHPEIEGFSITAGNASGSNDGAATLAIASDRLGLPALGYIRSWASVGVDPADTGLAPIEAITKAVARAGISLSAVKLIEINEAFASVPIAAIRALDLDEQIVNYSGSGCSLGHPVAATGARMIVTLVHELRRRGGGFGIAALCAGGGMGSATVIEVPAP; encoded by the coding sequence ATGCCTGAAGCCGTCATCGTCTCCGCGCTACGCGCGCCGATCGGAACCGCCCGCAAGGGCACGCTGCGGGACACCAACGCCTTCGATCTGTCCCACCATGTGGTCAGCGCGGTCGCCGAGCAGCTCGACGGCGCGCACGTCGACGACGTGATCCTCGGCGAGGGCCGTTACGGCGGCGGCGTGCTGGCCCGCCACGCGGCGATCACCGCCGGGCTGACCGGCTCCTCGGGCCTGGCCAACAACCGGCACTGCGCCGCGGGGATGGCGGCCGTGCAGTCCGCGGCCGGCAGCATCCGCGCCGGCATGGACGAGCTGATCATCGCCGGTGGCGTGAACTCCGAATCCACCTCGCCGCGTTCGCGTTTCCGCATCGGCCGGGACGAGGAGGGCAACGAGCAGTGGCAGGATCCGTGGACCTCGCCGAGCCATCCGGAGCGGGCCGACGCCCCCACCATGGACATGTCGATCACCGTCGGCTGGAACACCGCGGTGAAGTCGGGCATCTCCCGCGAGGAGCTCGACGCGTGGGCGCTGCGCTCGCACCGCAACGCGATCGCCGCGATCGATGAGGGCCGGTTCAAGGAGGAGATCGTCCCGATCGAGACCCCGCACGGCCTGTTCGCCGTCGACGAGCACCCGCGCCGCGACACCAGCCTGGAGCGCCTGGCGGGCCTGAAGGTCCTGCACCCGGAGATCGAGGGTTTCAGCATCACCGCCGGTAACGCCTCGGGCTCCAACGACGGCGCCGCCACCCTGGCGATCGCCAGCGACCGCCTCGGCCTGCCCGCCCTCGGCTACATCCGCTCCTGGGCGTCGGTCGGCGTCGACCCGGCCGACACCGGCCTGGCGCCGATCGAGGCGATCACCAAGGCCGTTGCGCGCGCGGGCATCTCGCTGTCCGCGGTCAAGCTGATCGAGATCAACGAGGCCTTCGCCTCGGTCCCGATCGCCGCGATCCGCGCCCTGGATCTGGACGAGCAGATCGTCAACTACTCCGGCAGCGGCTGCTCGCTGGGCCACCCGGTGGCCGCCACCGGCGCTCGCATGATCGTCACTCTGGTGCACGAACTGCGCCGCCGCGGTGGCGGTTTCGGCATCGCCGCGCTGTGCGCGGGCGGCGGTATGGGTTCGGCGACCGTCATCGAGGTCCCCGCCCCGTGA